AATCTATTTGGACTAACTGGAACTCCATCTCAGATTTGATTCCTAGTTGGAAAAGAGGTATCATCATCTCAATGAGTGACCATCAACTGGTTACTGCTTTGAAATGGCTTGCGGCCGCTAGACATGCTAAAGTTACGCTACCGATCTTCTTTatgtttaaaaatgatgatgtcTCGAAAGAAACAATGCATAAGTTGCACCGTGTAGCAAGATCTTATGATGTGGATATTCCAAATTCTAAGAATTATCCAAAGTTGGATATTTGGTTTATCGATTTGAAACCTTCTATCGAGACTTCAAAAGTGAACgaatttacaaaatataagaaCAAATGGTTAGCTTTGCTATTGAACCCACTTAAAGAAGTCTTGTTCCTTGACACAGATACTGTCAATTACATGGATCCAAACTTTTACTTTGAAACAGaacaatttaaaaacacaggaacattattttttagaGATAGATTCTTAAATATAGGTAAATCAGAAGTTTGTTCGCAGATTTCTGAAACACTTTCTCCAAATTTTCAAgaatcattttattttggtAAGTTACCTTTATTCGACAATAATTACATTCTCAAAAACCTCACAGAGACAGACTTAACTACAGAGGAACTTGTATTTAAAAGctattttgataataacaTCCAACACGAACTAGAGAGTGGGTTAATGGCACTTGACAAAGAAAATCATATCATTCCGTTGCTGATATCAAGAAATTTGAACTTATATAAACCTTTCGCAGGGTGTTCTCATGGTgataaagaatttttttggCTCGGTTTTGTAGCATCGGGTGCACCATTCTCAATCTATCCTGTAAGAGCAGGCACAGTTGGAGAAGTTCTTACTGAAACGGACACTAGAGAACGTGTGCAAAAAAGAATCTGCAATCTTCAACTTGTTCATTTTGCTGAGGATAAAAGCATCTTATGGATGAATGGTGGAGCAAACAATTGTAAATTTCCTGGTTTTGCAGCTGCTGATTGGCAAAACCCTAAATTGAAAGGATACATTTCCAAGTTCGAATCTTTTGAGTCATTTAGGGATTATTATGAGTATCTTCCAATAAAAACAGATTATGGAATTATTGCTGATGGCACTATGAGATCATCATGGGATAAGAAATTCAATCattgtaaaaatataaattggTGTGCTGTATATGTTAAAACGTCCaacaaattgaattttgagGAAGATGAAGTCCATGGTGAATTATTTCGCCTAGATCCAGAAGTGAAACGGACAGTAgatgatttgaattttgtCTGGGCTACTTTTAACGTCACTCAAGTTATTACTGATCAAGATATTAAGTCAATAAAGAAAGCGGCAAGAGAATTATCTGGATTGGATAAGGctttaaaagaagaagctGAAAAGAAAGCTAAGGAAGAAGCTGAAAAGAAAGCTAAGGAAGAAGCTGAAAAGAAAGCTGAAAAAGAAGCTGAAAAGAAAGCTAAGGCAGCAGCTGAAAAGAAAGCTGAAGAAGAGAATTAAAAGTAACCTTAAAAGGAGGTTGACAATGAGAGATAAGTACTCAactaattgaaaaattatcttaTTCTAAAAGCTATTGTCGAAAATATGGTTAATTAAACTTCGAGTTGTAAAAAAATTAGCAACCTTCCCATCA
The Tetrapisispora phaffii CBS 4417 chromosome 8, complete genome DNA segment above includes these coding regions:
- the TPHA0H00240 gene encoding alpha-mannosyltransferase; the encoded protein is MRVSIIRILKSRKGIRTSFKLLGLLVVLLIIVGISHHDKSSAELLKNIDFFTFTIGNNLFEAGHFKYFANNKDWNPHYEDYFPELRQSIAEKQFLSSSENINEFNEDPISPFDSIPDYDNYIHDQAEKSSSFRSLFSGSYFRDLDAFTKCQFYFNNLYQTKPDWNNDVHEHGLVLNTIRVDKQGQKKEVKVDEKTKMTMRKKDLNLVNERLRIYDFCFIKNKFDITKMFGSIEHNPVVSILESQLGRKSDRNKINPLEFQQRMFPYLQKFESAKDFNKIMPRYSRGDGVWYEKGSFPTAFTSFSTYSDYESNPSETAFVDFTYDVKKSIWTNWNSISDLIPSWKRGIIISMSDHQLVTALKWLAAARHAKVTLPIFFMFKNDDVSKETMHKLHRVARSYDVDIPNSKNYPKLDIWFIDLKPSIETSKVNEFTKYKNKWLALLLNPLKEVLFLDTDTVNYMDPNFYFETEQFKNTGTLFFRDRFLNIGKSEVCSQISETLSPNFQESFYFGKLPLFDNNYILKNLTETDLTTEELVFKSYFDNNIQHELESGLMALDKENHIIPLLISRNLNLYKPFAGCSHGDKEFFWLGFVASGAPFSIYPVRAGTVGEVLTETDTRERVQKRICNLQLVHFAEDKSILWMNGGANNCKFPGFAAADWQNPKLKGYISKFESFESFRDYYEYLPIKTDYGIIADGTMRSSWDKKFNHCKNINWCAVYVKTSNKLNFEEDEVHGELFRLDPEVKRTVDDLNFVWATFNVTQVITDQDIKSIKKAARELSGLDKALKEEAEKKAKEEAEKKAKEEAEKKAEKEAEKKAKAAAEKKAEEEN